The proteins below are encoded in one region of Homo sapiens chromosome 2, GRCh38.p14 Primary Assembly:
- the TMEM17 gene encoding transmembrane protein 17 isoform X4: MKKMDKLKKRHRSPRGWPESPGLSSSVGRHTHSLVKKLGQEVRNMGPARAASHHDPGQPEDKGLNYSLNHADNQDIPKKQVMWISVTAYLQKTSFSLMSSSRPANPEP; encoded by the exons AAGATGGACAAGTTGAAGAAACGTCACAGGAGCCCAAGAGGCTGGCCAGAGAGCCCAGGACTCAGTTCCTCTGTGGGAAGGCACACACACTCT TTGGTCAAGAAACTTGGTCAGGAGGTCAGAAACATGGGCCCTGCCCGAGCAGCAAGTCACCATGACCCAGGCCAACCTGAGGACAAAGGCCTCAACTATTCCTTGAACCATGCTGATAATCAGGACATTCCGAAGAAACAAGTGATGTGGATTTCAGTGAC GGCCTACCTCCAGAAGACTTCCTTCAGCCTGATGTCTTCCTCAAGACCAGCCAACCCCGAACCATGA